Part of the Romeriopsis navalis LEGE 11480 genome is shown below.
GAAAACTGTCTGAATATCACGTCGAATACTGGCTGTACTATATCCAACCACCTTTTCCGCACGCAGCGCATCGGCCAACCGAGCGCTCAATGGCTTATGCTGATAGCCGGAAACCATGATGGGATGATGTGCCAAAAACCGAATTGTCAACATCAATCGCGTAAACGCGTCATGATCAGAGTAGCGATGTGAAAACTCCGGAGCAATCGGATTTACGCTCAACTCTAAATTCAACGGCGCCGAACAATACTCAGCATTAATAATGCTATTTTCCTGAAGCCAATCTAAATTATGAGCAATGGCCTTAATATCCGCATAAACAAAGCCATAGCGTTGCTGAATAAAATAACTGATTTCCTCAATCGCACTCTGAAAGCTGGGTAGAATAGGACAATTCAGCTGCTGCTGTAAAACCTGAGGGTCCTCATTCTGTAAGTTGCCTAAACCAGGGCATTCCATGAGTGCAGCAATTAGATATATGAGTTGCTCGAACGCCAGCAAGCTGGAATAGGGGTGCTGCACTTGATTATGGTAGCGATTACGACGTTGTTTAACCTGTCGCGGCACTAATTGAATTAGATATTCAATTTTTTCAAAATCATAAGCCTTGTCAATCTGCGGGACCGGGTGAATCGCCGCAAAACCTTCTTCCCGACATGGAGGCCACATCGATAGACACTGAAGATGCTGCTGAATGACCCTCTTAGGGACCTGTCGATCGCGTTGCTGGTTCTGCTTGAGACAGGTTTCAAGCGATACTTCGATTTGCCAGCCAATCCAAATGGCATCCAAATGTTGCAATTTACCCAGCAATCCTAAGCGCCAAGCACGTTTAGTATTCGTTGCATCATAAATAACTGATTTTCCCTGTGTAACAGCCTGGGTAATTTCTTGAATAAGAATTGTGGCAATTTCGTGCCATTCCCCCTGCTCATTGGCGTCGCCATAAAACTGCTCACGTGCTCGATCAGTGGAGATCCAAACTGTATTCGGGAAATAGTCCGTCCAGGCTTTCGCCAGGGTCGATTTACCAGCCCCCGGTGGAGCAATTAACAAATGGCAAATTACAGAGTTAAGCATAGACCATAAGTGACTGAAGAGAAGGTCTTACACAGAATACCTAGATAGTAATACAGCACGCCCAAAATTGATGCGACCGACCAAATTTTAGAATGATTTTCTCGGGCAGGATGAAATTTTAAGAAAATCCAAATAAATCTGCACGTATGCCAATAAACCACGTAAGATTTGGTCAATCGCACGAAAATAATGATTTCCTTGTCAGGCTCATCTAATCTATTTTTCATACCCCAATAAATAGCAATTACAGCCTATGTATACCGCCATGAGTTTTGCGCCGGTACAAGGGTTTATTGAGAAGTCGAGAAAGCTCCGTGATTTATATGGAGCATCTCTCATTCTCTCTTACCTGAGCGGGCGATTAATTAAGTTTGCAAAGCAGGCATTAGGCCCCGAAAGTCTTATTTCACCTGCATTAATTGACAATCAAAAAGGCACACCCAATCGAATTCTTGTTAAAGGAGATTTGTCACAGGCCGATATTGCACAAGCATTGAGCGATGCCTGGGGAACCATTCTTG
Proteins encoded:
- a CDS encoding AAA family ATPase produces the protein MLNSVICHLLIAPPGAGKSTLAKAWTDYFPNTVWISTDRAREQFYGDANEQGEWHEIATILIQEITQAVTQGKSVIYDATNTKRAWRLGLLGKLQHLDAIWIGWQIEVSLETCLKQNQQRDRQVPKRVIQQHLQCLSMWPPCREEGFAAIHPVPQIDKAYDFEKIEYLIQLVPRQVKQRRNRYHNQVQHPYSSLLAFEQLIYLIAALMECPGLGNLQNEDPQVLQQQLNCPILPSFQSAIEEISYFIQQRYGFVYADIKAIAHNLDWLQENSIINAEYCSAPLNLELSVNPIAPEFSHRYSDHDAFTRLMLTIRFLAHHPIMVSGYQHKPLSARLADALRAEKVVGYSTASIRRDIQTVFKPYGIMSEHDLRQGYFVGTGILSREELLRVYQSLEGQAIQLSDPIALAAYETFEQRLKYLGLSSSNTYPIRTLVDQPIADPKYLSPSSLAQPEHAACLERAIRDGRIIRLYRIHGTGRFPQDSESLLPVLPLQIVFYNIGWYLGYQRLDNQLLQFERIDRLGAKFTDQIQEQHLQRQAYKNLLKLQQASYGVFLGTDAKQQQDFLSDQPERRNKVEATLEIWLDDVMFKFVSEGTMRFPNIRMSPRRASMSDEEKRLIFNLEPTQDAVFPHRLQAVMPRWSIESVDLRTWISSFAGQIKVIAPQNLACDIVTRAKAVVKIYKN